In Cryptococcus deuterogattii R265 chromosome 4, complete sequence, a genomic segment contains:
- a CDS encoding uncharacterized protein (genome sequence mistake), protein MDDPFAGPSMGSPLPRQRSRINLKHPLPAPPSTRSLASMAGNSPTSSPTPQRRSEITADALRSHLSSLLEQKSSQLQMLGTMGQEILKQQQELEDRIRGFEDEEMEGDAIREETKDKLRELEEAMKSWENQNEDMMKELGGKMPEGLQGSAMATVPSPTKAAAQPSSLTRRQRNAQHRQLDMEFATEIGQNLLVEVRRLQALLSERDRALEKLSEEKETWEQENQSLLVAVRTAESSVDRYKEENWNLEVNLQELRSSVVDMQDQLTKANTEQARLQKTLVSSREAAEAYKTEAEKNAQAIEELKAKHETDMAQARRTTAGLQRDKSDLLGELNHERQRRVSARGRMSHSLSASPGMLSLNHADSDEDDVFAAGGKGNSSLTKRGPGFDADDNALSPSQLYESDFDSPNPTPSKPFPRSPLGEMFVNENDVLREKLRAAEQEIEALKSENERVRLGSFSKKESVDEFGARAPASEWEEDEHTISASSRGRGSTRGRRGGRGKNFAASIGRKFGFNRAVSGLSTPNAGDRSFNSTSSGTPDLLRPRDMSASPAPSTVGGETLGNVFGSRAVERVGSASPFNTPSIDSLKANFGQPTALADEIDVSMEPSASYVDAGIMTDEWSPEKPIMPETQPPPPASPSTTTPNELVANWVVETPRRGVTVESQFANLPPLPPPSTPPASGDTTPTKKTIPLPMPSRLHQVFARPDSVDDSMSTTTDTDADDYESAAETIGSLTPNQTQSELPTDTEAYQTGREWPNESSAEDSDADEVQEHEHTMRGLKASSTLGLGLASAAAGGWAAAKQAHKMASRDRLAEAAGEKIVERIVEIEKRIEVPVDRIVEVEKIVEKTVEVPVEKIVEVEKRIEVPVDRIVEVEKIVEVPVERSWRSKSASKYLWTESSRLRKLWRRLSRRLSKSRLRRSSRSKSALKSLSTGLSRSRRS, encoded by the exons ATGGACGACCCATTCGCGGGGCCCTCTATGGGCTCTCCATTACCAAGGCAGCGCTCTCGTATAAACCTCAAGCATCCGCTTCCTGCGCCGCCATCAACTCGCTCTCTAGCATCAATGGCCGGTAATAGCCCGACTTCGTCTCCTACACCTCAGCGACGCTCTGAGATTACGGCCGACGCACTTCGGTCTCACCTTTCAAGCTTGTTGGAACAAAAGTCGTCACAACTTCAAATGCTGGGAACAATGGGTCAGGAAATTCTGAAACAACagcaagagcttgaagaccGTATCCGaggctttgaagatgaagaaatggaaggggATGCCATCAGGGAGGAGACCAAGGACAAACTTagagagcttgaagaagcaatGAAATCATGGGAAAATCAGAACGAAGATATGATGAAAGAGCTCGGAGGAAAG ATGCCTGAGGGTCTTCAAGGTTCGGCCATGGCCACTGTACCATCACCAACCAAGGCTGCAGCACAGCCTAGCAGTCTCACACGGCGACAGCGCAATGCTCAGCATCGGCAGCTTGACATGGAATTTGCAACTGAGATCGGTCAAAACCTTTTGGTTGAAGTTCGGCGACTTCAAGCATTGTTGAGTGAAAGGGACCGCGCGTTGGAAAAGCTTtcggaagaaaaagaaacttGGGAGCAAGAAAACCAGAGCCTGTTGGTCGCTGTAAGGACTGCAGAGAGCAGCGTTG ACCGCtacaaagaagagaactGGAATCTTGAAGTTAATCTACAAGAACTTCGCTCATCTGTCGTCGACATGCAAGATCAGCTCACCAAGGCTAACACCGAGCAAGCACGCCTGCAAAAGACCCTCGTATCCTCTCGCGAGGCCGCTGAAGCTTATAAGACCGAAGCCGAGAAAAATGCCCAGGCTATCGAAGAACTCAAAGCCAAGCACGAGACTGATATGGCTCAGGCTAGGAGGACAACTGCTGGCTTGCAACGAGACAAGAGCGACCTGCTGGGAGAACTTAATCACGAAAGACAGCGGCGAGTCAGCGCACGAGGGAGAATGTCTCACAGCTTGAGCGCTAGCCCTGGCATGCTCAGTCTCAACCACGCTGAcagtgatgaagacgatgtcTTTGCGGCAGGCGGCAAAGGCAACTCCAGTCTTACCAAGCGCGGTCCTGGCTTTGACGCCGATGACAATGCACTTTCGCCTTCTCAACTCTACGAATCCGACTTTGACTCACCCAACCCTACTCCCTCTAAACCATTCCCACGATCACCTCTTGGAGAGATGTTTGTCAACGAGAACGATGTGCTCCGTGAGAAACTTCGGGCCGCTGAGCAAGAAATTGAAGCCCTCAAGAGCGAAAATGAGCGCGTACGACTTGGCAGCTTttcaaagaaggaaagcgtCGATGAGTTTGGCGCACGTGCTCCTGCAAgtgaatgggaggaagacgagcaCACGATTAGCGCTTCAAGTCGAGGCCGAGGTTCTACTCGGGGCAGGCGTGGTGGGCGAGGAAAGAATTTTGCCGCCAGTATTGGTCGCAAGTTTGGCTTCAACAGAGCAGTATCTGGCCTCAGCACCCCTAACGCTGGTGACAGGAGCTTCAATTCAACAAGCTCTGGCACTCCCGATCTCTTACGCCCTCGAGACATGTCTGCAAGCCCTGCTCCTTCCACTGTTGGTGGCGAAACATTGGGCAATGTCTTCGGCAGTCGCGCCGTTGAGAGGGTCGGATCTGCCTCACCTTTCAACACGCCTTCCATCGACAGTCTCAAGGCGAACTTCGGTCAGCCTACAGCTCTTGCcgatgagattgatgtGTCCATGGAGCCGTCTGCCAGCTATGTCGACGCTGGTATCATGACTGATGAGTGGTCGCCAGAGAAGCCAATCATGCCTGAAACACAACCGCCCCCCCCAGCTAGCCCTTCAACTACCACTCCTAATGAACTTGTTGCTAACTGGGTTGTTGAAACACCTAGACGCGGTGTCACAGTTGAGTCACAGTTTGCcaaccttcctcctctccctcctccctccacccccCCGGCTTCTGGTGATACCACTCCCACCAAGAAGACTATTCCCCTGCCAATGCCCAGCAGGCTTCACCAAGTCTTTGCACGTCCCGATTCTGTCGATGATAGTATGTCTACCACTACCGACACTGATGCCGATGACTATGAATCTGCTGCTGAGACAATTGGCTCCCTCACTCCTAATCAAACCCAATCCGAGCTTCCTACCGACACCGAAGCCTACCAAACTGGCCGAGAATGGCCCAATGAGAGTAGTGCAGAGGATAGTGATGCAGATGAAGTGCAAGAACATGAGCACACTATGCGTGGTCTGAAGGCCTCTTCTACCTTGGGTTTGGGGTTGGCCAGTGCCGCCGCTGGTGGCTGGGCTGCTGCCAAACAAGCACACAAAATGGCCAGTAGGGACAGACTCGCCGAGGCtgctggagagaagatcGTCGAGAGGATCGTTGAGATCGAAAAGCGCATTGAAGTACCTGTGGACAGAATCgtcgaggttgagaagattgtcgaGAAGACTGTCGAAGTCCCGGTTGAGAAGATCGTCGAGGTCGAAAAGCGCATTGAAGTCCCTGTCGACAGGATTGTCGAGGTCGAGAAGATCGTAGAAGTCCCAGTCGAAAGATCGTGGAGGTCGAAAAGCGCGTCGAAGTACCTGTGGACAGAATCGTCGAGGTTGAGAAAAttgtggagaagattgtcgaGAAGACTGTCGAAGTCCCGGTTGAGAAGATCGTCGAGGTCGAAAAGCGCATTGAAGTCCCTGTCGACAGGATTGTCGAGGTCGAGAAGATCGTAG